One window of Nymphaea colorata isolate Beijing-Zhang1983 chromosome 1, ASM883128v2, whole genome shotgun sequence genomic DNA carries:
- the LOC116253241 gene encoding photosystem I reaction center subunit N, chloroplastic produces the protein MAAMNSSVLACSYALAGSSPSDAANWKVVSMQPVAAGAKQISPCIRAQQGKVQSEEGEKQGRRAAMLCLAAALFTTAAVSSSSANAGVIEDYLEKSKTNKELNDKKRLATSNANFARAYTVEFGTCKFPENFTGCQDLAKKGKVKFLSDDIELECEGKDKYKCGSNVFWKW, from the exons atgGCAGCCATGAACTCCAGCGTGCTGGCGTGCAGCTATGCCCTCGCGGGCAGCAGCCCATCGGACGCTGCCAACTGGAAGGTCGTCTCCATGCAGCCTGTTGCAGCTGGCGCCAAGCAGATCTCTCCATGCATCAGGGCACAGCAGGGAAAGGTCCAGAGCGAGGAGGGTGAGAAGCAGGGCAGGAGGGCTGCCATGCTCTGCCTGGCCGCAGCACTCTTCACCACTGCTGCCGTCTCCTCCTCATCTGCTAACGCTGGCGTCATCGAGGACTACCTTGAGAAGAGCAAGACCAACAAG GAACTGAATGATAAGAAGCGTCTGGCAACCAGCAACGCTAACTTTGCGCGCGCATACACAGTCGAATTCGGAACATGCAAGTTCCCGGAGAACTTCACTGGATGCCAGGACTTGGCGAAGAAAGGG AAAGTCAAGTTCTTGAGCGATGACATAGAATTGGAATGTGAAGGCAAAGACAAGTACAAGTGTGGTTCGAATGTCTTCTGGAAATGGTGA
- the LOC116253232 gene encoding probable polygalacturonase — translation MGGASSGSNFPGGFVDAHEGDIPFPTWESGGLPDGGRERTCAGFFDRSWGEGRQGRRIEVVSVSDFGGVGDGKTSNTEAFRKAIEYLRPFGEKGGSQLNVPRGRWLTGSFNLTSNFTLFLEEGATILGSQEVGEWPIVKPLPSYGRGRERLGGRHISLIHGASLINVVITGENGTIDGQGLMWWDLWYNRTLEHTRGHLIEFINSHNILISNITLLNSPFWTVHPVYCSNVVVKGVTILAPLHSPNTDGIDPDSSTHVCIEDCYIESGDDLVAVKSGWDQYGMAMARPSTDIVVRRVSGTTPTCSGVGIGSEMSGGISQVQVEDMHVWNSAAGIRLKTDKGRGGYIANVTFTNITMENVKVPIRFSSGSNDHPDEGWDPKALPTVRGIVIKNVKGSGVGRAPLLEGLEGAIFEDICIANVSLQGMAPGKMSWQCDFVTGWSSDVLPAPCPKLQSNSSLPWCTRIVQGATDLWDT, via the exons ATGGGCGGTGCCTCTTCTGGTTCTAACTTTCCTGGCGGTTTTGTGGACGCACATGAAGGGGATATCCCGTTCCCGACGTGGGAATCCGGCGGTTTGCCGGATGGTGGCCGGGAGAGGACGTGCGCCGGATTCTTCGACCGGAGTTGGGGAGAAGGAAGGCAGGGGAGAAGGATCGAGGTGGTGTCCGTATCCGATTTCGGAGGGGTGGGAGATGGAAAGACGTCGAACACGGAGGCGTTTCGGAAGGCCATCGAGTACCTGAGGCCGTTCGGAGAGAAGGGCGGGTCGCAGTTGAACGTCCCGAGAGGGAGGTGGCTCACCGGATCTTTCAATCTCACCAGCAACTTCACTCTCTTTTTGGAGGAGGGTGCAACCATCTTGGGCTCTCAG GAAGTGGGGGAATGGCCGATCGTGAAGCCGCTGCCTTCGTATGGGCGCGGCAGAGAGAGGTTGGGAGGAAGGCACATCAGCCTCATTCATGGTGCTAGTCTTATAAATGTAGTTATCACTG GGGAGAATGGAACAATTGATGGTCAGGGATTAATGTGGTGGGACCTGTGGTACAACAGGACGTTGGAGCACACAAGGGGACACCTCATAGAGTTCATCAACTCTCACAACATACTCATCTCCAACATTACTCTTCTCAACTCTCCATTTTGGACTGTCCACCCTGTTTATTGCAG CAATGTGGTTGTCAAAGGTGTAACTATTCTGGCTCCACTTCACTCCCCAAACACAGATGGTATAGACCCAG ATTCAAGCACTCATGTGTGCATAGAAGACTGTTACATTGAGAGTGGAGATGACCTGGTGGCTGTGAAGAGTGGCTGGGACCAGTATGGCATGGCCATGGCCCGGCCGAGCACCGACATTGTGGTCCGGCGGGTATCCGGCACAACGCCGACATGCTCCGGTGTTGGTATAGGAAGTGAAATGTCAGGCGGCATCTCGCAAGTGCAGGTAGAGGATATGCATGTCTGGAATTCAGCGGCCGGCATCCGGCTGAAGACTGACAAGGGTAGGGGAGGATACATTGCAAATGTGACCTTCACAAACATAACAATGGAGAATGTGAAGGTGCCCATAAGGTTCAGCAGTGGCTCTAATGACCACCCAGATGAGGGGTGGGACCCCAAGGCACTGCCTACAGTGAGAGGGATTGTGATAAAGAATGTTAAGGGCTCTGGTGTGGGGAGGGCGCCACTCCTGGAGGGGCTTGAGGGGGCCATCTTTGAAGATATATGCATAGCTAATGTCAGTCTCCAAGGCATGGCACCAGGCAAGATGTCATGGCAATGTGATTTTGTTACTGGCTGGTCCAGTGATGTTCTACCAGCGCCATGCCCAAAACTTCAATCAAACAGCTCTTTACCCTGGTGCACGCGTATCGTTCAAGGAGCGACAGATCTCTGGGATACGTGA
- the LOC116253214 gene encoding probable methionine--tRNA ligase: MGEEFGGRNRKPKIPVVGRRNVLITSALPYVNNVPHLGNIIGCVLSADVFARYCRLRGYNTIYICGTDEYGTATETKAMEEGCSPKEICDKYHAIHKEIYEWFDIKFDEFGRTSSPKQTDICQAIFHKLLENNWLSENTMQQLYCDTCNRFLADRLVEGTCPTPGCDYGDARGDQCEKCGKLLNPTELIDPRCKVCRTSPHIRDTKHLFLELPLLKDKLEEYIDNMSVAGSWSQNAIQATYAWLKEGLRPRCITRDLKWGVPVPLEKFKDKVFYVWFDAPIGYISITACYASEWEKWWKNPENVELFQFMGKDNVPFHTVMFPSTLLGTGERWTLMKTISVTEYLNYEAGKFSKSKGMGVFGNDAKSTNIPVEVWRYYLLTNRPEVSDTLFTWKDLQAKQNSELLKNLGNFIHRVLSFIAKPSGEGYGSIVPDAPDADSHILTKRFGDTVGNLVEQYVEAMEKVKLKQGLKIAMAISGEGNVYLQESQFWKLHKEDNASCSIIMKTSVGVVHLLASLLEPFMPSFSFKVLQQLNLPFEALSFCDEKGDIGRARQPWDILPAGHKIGQPEPLFVEMKDEEVDKYRQKFAGSQADRIAKAESEAQKAAKLLQETTISEESAINKKSTKPASKVKAKEPDVSITQLDIRVGLITKVQKHPDADSLYVEEIDVGEASPRTVVSGLVKYIPLKDMQNRKVCVLCNLKPATMRGIKSHAMVLAASSDDHSTVELVDPPEAACLGERVTFPGFTGDPDDVLNPKKKIWETVQVDLRTGEDLVAYYKDVPFTTSGGVCKVSSIRCGTIR; the protein is encoded by the exons ATGGGAGAAGAATTTGGTGGCCGGAACCGGAAGCCCAAGATTCCGGTGGTCGGCCGGAGGAACGTGCTCATCACCAGCGCCCTCCCTTACGTCAACAACGTCCCCCATCTCGGGAACATCATTGGAt GCGTCCTGAGCGCGGATGTCTTCGCGAGATACTGTCGTCTTCGCGGTTACAACACTATTTACATTTGCGGGACGGATGAGTACGGGACGGCCACCGAGACGAAGGCGATGGAGGAGGGTTGCTCCCCAAAAGAGATTTGTGACAA GTATCATGCAATCCACAAGGAAATCTATGAATGGTTTGACATTAAGTTTGATGAGTTTGGACGTACTTCCAGTCCTAAACAAACTGATATTTGCCAGGCAATATTCCATAAGCTATTGGAAAACAACTGGCTTTCTGAAAACACAATGCAACAG CTATATTGTGACACATGCAATCGCTTTTTAGCAGATAGACTTGTTGAGGGCACATGCCCTACTCCTGGATGTGATTATGGCGATGCCAGGGGTGATCAATGTGAAAAATGTGGAAAACTGTTAAATCCAACTGAGCTTATAGACCCAAGGTGCAAG GTCTGCAGGACTTCACCCCACATTCGCGACACCAAACATTTGTTTTTAGAACTCCCATTGCTCAAGGACAAATTGGAAGAATATATCGATAATATGTCAGTTGCTGGATCTTGGAGCCAAAATGCAATTCAGGCCACTTATGCCTGGTTGAAGGAAGGTCTGAGACCTCGATGTATAACCAGGGATTTGAAATGGGGAGTACCTGTACCCCTTGAAAAGTTTAAGGATAAG GTATTCTATGTGTGGTTCGATGCTCCTATTGGATATATATCAATAACAGCATGCTATGCTTCAGAATGGGAGAAGTGGTGGAAGAATCCTGAAAACGTGGAGTTGTTTCAGTTCATGGGCAAAGACAATGTGCCTTTTCACACA GTCATGTTTCCTTCAACACTTCTAGGGACTGGAGAGCGCTGGACATTGATGAAGACAATCAGTGTAACAGAGTATTTGAATTATGAAGCAG GGAAATTTTCCAAAAGTAAGGGTATGGGTGTTTTTGGAAATGATGCAAAAAGTACAAATATTCCTGTTGAAGTATGGCGCTATTACTTGCTAACTAATCGGCCTGAG GTGTCAGATACCCTGTTTACATGGAAAGATTTGCAGGCGAAACAGAACAGCGAGCTTTTGAAGAATTTGGGAAACTTCATTCATCGAGTCTTGAGCTTCATTGCCAAACCTTCAG GAGAAGGATATGGATCCATAGTTCCAGATGCACCTGATGCAGACTCACATATTCTGACAAAAAGATTTGGAGATACTGTTGGTAACTTAGTTGAACAGTATGTGGAAGCTATGGAGAAG GTTAAACTGAAACAAGGGCTGAAAATAGCAATGGCAATTTCTGGAGAAGGGAATGTGTACCTGCAA GAGAGTCAATTTTGGAAGCTACATAAGGAGGACAATGCTTCCTGTTCTATTATAATGAAGACATCAGTTGGAGTGGTCCATTTATTGGCATCTCTGTTAGAACCTTTCATGCCCTCCTTCAGCTTTAAG GTACTACAACAACTCAATTTACCTTTTGAGGCACTGTCATTTTGTGATGAGAAAGGAGATATAGGCAGGGCTAGGCAGCCTTGGGACATTCTTCCTGCTGGCCACAAGATAGGGCAACCAGAGCCATTATTTGTTGAAATG AAAGATGAGGAAGTAGATAAATACAGGCAGAAGTTTGCTGGAAGTCAGGCTGATAGGATTGCAAAAGCAGAATCTGAAGCACAGAAAGCTGCTAAACTGCTGCAGGAAACAACTATTTCAG AGGAGTCAGCTATCAATAAGAAATCAACAAAGCCTGCATCAAAAGTAAAAGCCAAAGAACCTGATGTTTCTATTACACAACTTGATATCCGTGTTGGTCTTATCACTAAGGTTCAGAAGCATCCAGATGCTGATTCATTGTATGTTGAGGAGATAGATGTAGGCGAAGCATCTCCCCGAACTGTTGTTAGCGGCCTTGTCAAGTACATCCCTCTGAAGGATATGCAG AATCGCAAAGTTTGCGTTCTTTGCAACCTGAAGCCTGCAACGATGAGGGGCATCAAGTCACATGCCATGGTTCTTGCAGCCTCCAGTGATGATCATTCCACA GTCGAGTTGGTAGATCCACCAGAGGCTGCTTGTCTTGGTGAGAGGGTGACATTCCCTGGGTTCACAGGCGACCCAGATGATGTACTGAACCCAAAGAAGAAGATCTGGGAGACAGTGCAAGTCGACCTAAGAACAGGAGAAGATCTTGTGGCATATTACAAGGATGTGCCATTCACCACATCAGGTGGCGTATGTAAAGTTTCATCCATTCGTTGTGGCACAATTAGGTAG